From Anaerohalosphaera lusitana, one genomic window encodes:
- a CDS encoding PEP-CTERM sorting domain-containing protein translates to MKRFGFALISLLCIVAVSPAGLVSLSGVDLLTDYDAGTGVLAINDTAAVTIEESTSIQTTVTGADIQLSTTLSADNSVGGMASGLFTGGSLSFVDSSGSTLLEGTINQIAIGEVFDGMGLLAGTGDFQVTGGSLASEFPDALGEIVQLSFNVSPTTISDYTTDFSARTNLSLMPVPEPATIAMLGLGGLALLRRKKSA, encoded by the coding sequence ATGAAAAGGTTTGGTTTTGCTCTTATCAGCTTGCTGTGCATAGTTGCGGTAAGCCCGGCGGGTCTGGTTTCGCTAAGCGGCGTCGATCTATTGACGGATTACGATGCTGGTACCGGTGTACTGGCTATAAACGATACTGCGGCAGTAACTATCGAGGAATCGACAAGCATTCAAACTACAGTGACCGGCGCCGACATTCAGCTTTCCACTACACTTTCTGCGGATAACTCTGTAGGCGGAATGGCTAGCGGTCTTTTCACTGGCGGTTCGCTGTCTTTCGTTGACTCTTCTGGAAGCACACTGCTCGAAGGTACGATCAATCAGATCGCGATCGGTGAAGTTTTTGACGGTATGGGCCTGCTGGCAGGTACCGGTGATTTTCAGGTTACTGGCGGCTCGCTCGCTTCTGAATTTCCAGATGCTCTTGGTGAGATCGTTCAGTTGAGCTTTAATGTCTCGCCTACTACGATCTCTGATTATACTACTGATTTTTCCGCAAGGACGAATCTCAGTCTGATGCCTGTTCCCGAGCCAGCAACTATCGCGATGCTCGGTCTTGGCGGTCTTGCACTGCTTCGCAGGAAAAAGAGCGCGTAA
- a CDS encoding DUF438 domain-containing protein: MARTYKNSDVLTSLLRRISRGEDPKTIKSEASKLVTEVQARDIAEAEQNLINDGFSVRLAQQLASVFLLIGMLDEKSLSLRKELPADHILRMVIAEHDIMRCFIADLEDVTEEIQHLALLTDTQTEFRKFTHIIEHLDSIEEHIQREEDVIFPSLQKHGWTSLCQAARNDHVYIRIGLSDLIKLIANFNQIPFSQFRAQLNSATSFICPLLRDHFFQEETILFPIAVELIKDETVWKRIKQACDEFGYCGIHI, from the coding sequence ATGGCCAGAACATACAAAAACAGCGACGTACTAACGAGCCTGCTAAGACGCATCAGCCGAGGCGAGGACCCAAAAACCATCAAATCCGAGGCCTCGAAGCTCGTTACCGAGGTCCAGGCGCGCGACATAGCCGAAGCGGAACAGAACCTGATCAACGACGGTTTCTCCGTCCGCCTCGCCCAGCAGCTTGCCTCGGTCTTCCTGCTGATCGGAATGCTCGATGAAAAATCCCTGAGCCTGAGAAAAGAGCTTCCCGCCGATCACATACTGCGCATGGTCATCGCCGAACACGACATCATGCGATGCTTCATAGCCGACCTGGAAGACGTTACAGAAGAAATCCAGCACCTTGCACTGCTTACCGATACGCAGACGGAGTTCCGCAAATTCACCCACATTATAGAACACCTCGACAGCATCGAAGAGCACATCCAGCGGGAAGAAGACGTCATATTCCCTTCCCTCCAGAAGCACGGCTGGACATCTCTCTGTCAGGCGGCCCGCAACGACCATGTATACATAAGAATAGGCCTCAGCGACCTGATAAAACTCATCGCAAACTTCAACCAGATCCCGTTCTCACAGTTCCGCGCCCAGCTCAACTCCGCCACATCATTCATATGCCCCCTGCTCCGCGATCATTTCTTCCAGGAAGAAACGATCCTCTTCCCAATAGCAGTGGAACTGATAAAGGACGAAACCGTGTGGAAAAGAATTAAGCAGGCATGTGATGAATTCGGCTACTGCGGCATCCACATTTAA
- a CDS encoding response regulator transcription factor, with protein MWNEDDIQGQLFSCDEWEMLVGDLGLSRRQGELMYLLVHGYSDRQIGGKLGISLATVRTHISRLFQKFDLQDRVELNCLVFGKFREQCNRMDCPRNRTRCGQK; from the coding sequence ATGTGGAACGAAGATGATATTCAGGGGCAATTGTTTTCCTGCGATGAGTGGGAGATGCTGGTTGGGGATCTGGGGCTTTCGCGGCGGCAGGGGGAGTTGATGTATCTGCTTGTTCATGGGTATTCCGACCGCCAGATCGGGGGTAAACTGGGGATTTCGCTGGCTACGGTTCGAACTCATATATCACGCCTTTTCCAAAAATTCGATCTTCAGGACCGGGTTGAGCTTAACTGCCTGGTTTTCGGCAAGTTCCGAGAGCAGTGCAACCGCATGGATTGTCCCCGTAACCGCACGAGATGTGGTCAAAAATGA